The Achromobacter spanius genome includes the window CGACGTGGGCGTAGCCGCCGCCAACCAGTACCCACAGTTCACGCTGACGGGCAGCTTTGGCTCGCAGCGCACGAGCGCGGGCGATTTGTCCGACGGCGTGAACGTGTGGAGCTTGGGGCTGGGGCTGGTGCAGCCACTGTTTCGCGGGGGTGAACTGCGGGCGCGCAAGCGTTCCGCCGAAGCGGCCTACGAGGCGGCCGCCGCCGCCTACCAGCAAACGGTGCTGGACGGGTTCCGCCAGGTGGCCGACGCCCTGCGCGCGGTGCAGACCGATGCCGACAGCTACGCCGCCTATGACGACGCCTGGCGCCGCGCGACGGACGCCGAACGCATCGCGCAAGGCCGTTTCCAGGCAGGCGGCATCAGCCACCAAAGCCTGCTGGACAGCCAGCGCCAGTTACTGCAAACGCGGATTGCGCGCACCGAGGCGGATGCGGCCCGCTATGCCGACACCGCGGCGCTGTTGCAGGCCTTGGGCGGCGGTTGGTGGAACGAGCCCGCCGCCACGCCGGCCACGGTCCCACCAACCGGGTCGGCGCCCGTCGCGGCAAGCCCCTAGCCTGTCCCCCGCGTTCAACCGCGTGTCAGGGTTGTGACGGCTTGCCTTGATTCAAACATTGTTCGATAACCCGCCCATATTTCACGGTGATAGGCCGCCTGCAATCATGTCTGAGAATTCGGGTACGAAAGTGTCGTTGAGCGGGGTAAGGGAAGCCGCCGTTTCGTAGGATCATGCAAGGGCTCAAGCTGCACAGATCACTACGATTTCATGAATGACCTACTAGACCTGATCGTCTTCTCTCCCGATCCCGACCAACGCGTGCGCCGCAGCGACGCACTGGCCGAGATGGGATTCTCGCCACGCCGGTGCGAGGACTCCAATGGCCTGTTCCGCCTGTTCCAGGCGCGCCGCACGCCATTGCTAGTGATGGAGGCCGACCTTACCGATCTCTGCATGGCCGTCGCAGGTCTGCGCGCCATGGACACGACTGCGGGCATCATCGCCGTGTCCAACTTTGATTCGCCCGAAAACCGCATTCTTGGCCTGCATTGCGGCGCCGACGCCTGCTTTCAGCATGACGTGGCCACGGCGGAAATCGCCGCCGCCTTACAAGCGCTGGTGCGCCGCGTACCGGCAACGGGCCGTCGCCCCCCAGCCATGCCCGAGGCCGACGTGCGTGCCAGCGCCGTGACGCAGGCAGTAGAAGTCGCGGGCAAATGGCAATTCCACGACGCTGCCTGGACGCTGGTCAGCCCGCAAGGCACCCGCGTGTCGCTCACCCTGGCGGAACGCGAATTCCTGCTGAAGCTGACCACATCGACCGACAAGCGCCTGCCGCGCGGCGATTCGTCCGGCGCCGACGCGCAGGCCGGCCGTGAATCCGTCCGACGCACCGATGTCGTGGTCAGCCGCCTTCGGCGCAAGGCGCAGGACCTGAACGTGGAGCTGCCGATCCGCACCGTCTGGGGTTGGGGCTACGCCTTCACCGGCGAGATCTGACGAC containing:
- a CDS encoding response regulator transcription factor, which produces MNDLLDLIVFSPDPDQRVRRSDALAEMGFSPRRCEDSNGLFRLFQARRTPLLVMEADLTDLCMAVAGLRAMDTTAGIIAVSNFDSPENRILGLHCGADACFQHDVATAEIAAALQALVRRVPATGRRPPAMPEADVRASAVTQAVEVAGKWQFHDAAWTLVSPQGTRVSLTLAEREFLLKLTTSTDKRLPRGDSSGADAQAGRESVRRTDVVVSRLRRKAQDLNVELPIRTVWGWGYAFTGEI